acatttttaacgtCTCTACACTTTTACCGAAACAGGTCATTTTTGCTCACAAATTTAAAGCAGTAAAAGATTGCATCTCTGAAAGAAGATGTAAAAAAGATCACATCTTAAAAACTTGACTCGTCCCAAAAATATGCAGATCAAAAAGATAGAGTATTCTCTCCGAAGtctattcaattaaaaaattccacaagAAGTTCATTTTTCTCGGAACGCGGAGTTGACGAACGATAAATTTTGTACCGCAATGATTTAAAGTCCCAGATACGACTCTGTCAACGCAAGATAATGTATCTCGAGTATCGACAGTTACACGATAGCATCGTTATGACACTGTATATGCTGCGTTACGTTTGCTCTTCCGTAACAAGTTGTCCTACTTGTTCTTCTAATTACGACAGAAGAATTCGCGTATCGGACAAAAGACGGAGAAAGTCATCGATAAAGGGAAACGCATTTCCGCGATGAAACTTGTAAAGCTTCCTGATCCGATTTTCTATCCGATTACGCGGTGTTAATATTCAGAGGCATTCGATAATTAGTCACGAATGATTTCCTAGGTTTCTTCTCGTGATTTTATCTTTATTCCGAAACGGACACTGTTCCGAAGAAAGTTATTTGCAAATAACTGTTATTTATGTACTAATTCATTTGCAATGCTATGTGCTCTACTATTTAGAGAACGAGTTTTCGCTGTTGGAATCATAACTTcgagtatttcagtatttcttcGTCGTAACTGggagaattttatttgaatcaccctgtacattTTCGTTGATGAACACTGTAGATATTTCTCtttgtttgattattttattgtcCTATAAATTCATGGGACGTTCACGTGTATAGGATTGTACAGGTCGTttcaaaaatacatacataaattttatatattgaatcaaattaaaaattctttactATACTGCGAACTATGATTCTCTTACTGCATAAGGGATAAAAAGGTTCTTTTTCCACTCTTCTTAAATGACCAAATAATAAAGTTTTTATCCTGTGCATTGtttttgagacaccctgtacatttcAAGATTTTCGTTGATAAACACTGTAGATATTTGTCCCTTTGTTTGATTACTTCATTGTCCTATAAATTCATGGGACGTTTACGTGTATAGAATTGTACAGGTCGTttcaaaaatacatatataaattttatatattgaatcaaattaaaaattctttactATACTGCGAACTATGGTTCTCTTACTGCATAAGGGATAAAAAGGTTCTTTTTCTAGTCACTCTTCTTAAATGACTAAATAATAAAGTTCTTATCCTGTGCATTGTTTTTGAGACACCCTATacttatattttgaatagcgtGTAAGAGTTGTGTCTTATTCGGCGAACTTGTAAGCTAGAGATTTAATAATAACTTGTATTAATTTACAGAGGATTCCGAGCTGTCCCGTGAAGAGTCCGCAGCCTTTGAAGGAGTTCGTGGGTCGCTGCCAGACGATGCCATCGCGAGTGAAAAAGTCCTTCTGCGGTTGCCTCCAGGTAATTCTTACCTCCACTTATATTTATCTATGAAATTCCCTGTGAAGCCGTTACAAGTTAACCTCCGAAGGGTTAATAATTCCACAAATAGCTGCCCAGCGAAATTGAATGCAGCGAGCTGTTGAGCTCTAACAGGAACAATTAGTCGATCATAAAGCGCGAAAATTGATTCCGTGCTTTGAAGCCGCCAAGCAATTCCGCATTCCTCGTTCCGTTTCGAGCCGATTGTAGACTTCCACGAAGTCGATTGTCATTAGGAAGTTACGTAAGCCTAAGCAGATTCAGCAGCTGGAACAAACGAAGAAATTAAAGGCTTTTTATTCTCTGATAATTTACTAATAGCTGTATTTTTCTCCATGTAAATTCTGTTGCACTTTCAGCATCTAGACTTCCGTTTCTGCTCTAGAAGCCGCTGATTTATCGCGTGCTGTAATTGCGAGGCTCGAGGAAACTTAATGATTCAATCTCAGCACTTTCGATTTGATCTAGCCTTTCTCCACCCTGTAATTTCAAGTCTCATCCTTAATTGCTCCTCTTCTGATCTCGACTGAGAAGTGAGAAGTTGCTGAGAAGTGCCGGTCACCTCTGAAAAAAATGGCGGAGGAAAATGAGATCTGAGCCACGCGTTAGGTCTTCGAGTACAGAACAATAAGCATTTGTCTTAATATTTGAGAGTCTAGtcgatttaatatttgatttaagGTGAGATAGACAAGTATTATTGTGTATATTGAGATGAATGGTGGTCCTTTTCATTTTCCCTGAGGAAGGTTAACGCGCCTCGTCAAGTTATACTGGGAGTGCATCACTTTGCATTGCAGATGTCATTCGAGCAAGCGTAACGGACGCAAGAATGCTTTGCATTTATGGGTGTGTACCGGATAGGGTAATGTAACCCTCCGCATCTCGCAATCATTTCAAACCTGTATATTTGTCAGCTCGTAACGAATCCGACCCATTTTCTTTAATGACGGATTTCAATGCCTCCAGCACAAAACATCGCACTTTCGATCTGATCTGAACTAAAGAATCAAGTTTGGAAACTCGTTTCTTCTCAATTGTTCAGTACACCTCTTATTAAGACTCATTCAAGCATTATCGAACTTTCACCGAACCTATTTTATAAATACTCTCTAAAGAGAGGATCCTCTAGTCCTTTTTTACCTGCAAAGTTCCGGTGGAATGCAGGTGACTCATGGAACACGTTTTCAATTATCGACGATCAAAGAATATTTCTGTCACGAGACTTTTTCTAGTCTCTAGGTCAGACTCTAAAAACACAGTAATAAAACAATGTTAACATTGAAAGCTGATTTTTAATTCCGTTTTGTTCGTCTCAGAGGCTCTGACAAGAAACTCAGTTCCAAGAATCACTTTTCCAGCGACACTAACGAAAAACATACTAATGTTCACGTAGAAGCTTTCTTGCCGGATCCATTTCAGCTTTATCGAGAAGTAGGCGCTTATGAAGAACCGTATGTGCTATCCAGCTTATGTTGTTTTCTATCGTCCATCTGTTTCGCATATCGAGGCCTCTGCAATTTCTTCTCCGGATGTAATGTCTTTCTTTCGTGCAAAATTACTTTACTGTACTTCGGACATGACCGATTCCGTTCTTCAGAacgaatttatcaatttcattcCTGGAAGAGTTTTTGAAACAGTTACACAATTCAGGTGCAAGTAGTACTTTCGAcctgataattaataatagcgATGGATACGAATAGGTAATTTCCTAGTCACGTGTGAAAGTACCTTAGGAATCCGGTGCCTGAGCCGGTCCCCTGACCTTTGCTGCCGTTGCCTCTTTGCTTCGAGCTGGGTCGAAGGAGCCGCGAGAACTGTACAGTGCGAGATGTCGATGCTTTCTGTCGATCGTAAACGCTCGATGAACTTGAACGTTAGCGTACGAATACCACTGAATTTCAAAGGCGTTACGCCCCTTTGTGCTGTTGCCGCCATCCGATCTTCACGttaattttgcataaatttaTTGCAAACATGAATCAGAAAATCTGCAAAATTACCAATTAATATTTCGTACATCCTCCCATATTTTAACATCCTCCATATTTTTTCAACGTGTCTCATCTTAAATTTCTGATTCGACAGGAGATCGACAGAACAGAAGTTCGACATAGACAGTTTTCTGAGTCCTCTTAAATCAGCATAACAGCACCGAATCTCTTGGAAGTAGGGTACTCGTGTGAAGAGATTACAGTGCGATCGTCGATCGCTTACACTGTACGCAAGCGAAGCGGCATCTCCGCGATTTAATGCCGAGGCCCGTCTTCAATAAGGTCAAGACCTGGTTACATACCCTCGATCGTCTTCGTTCCCAATCGGTTTTCACGGAAAGTCGAAATACCTGTGACGTTCGAGAGGAACGTGCGAACTCGATTCCATGACCTTTCGGCTGTCTCTCACGTGTCTTCCCTCGTTCTCGTCATTTCTCTCACGTGCCGTTAAAAAAACATGCTTGTAAAATTCTTTCACGTCTCAGTTCTCTTTTATCTTCAAAACAATGTTCGCATTAAAATTTCGGTTTTGATTCATCTTGTTGTCATATTTTTTGCAAGTCTGAAAGTGTCTTTTTATGTCGAGTATAATTTTATAGTCTTGCAGAGTTGACTTGCTAATgttatgaaattacaaattatttggtCAAACACCCAACTGATATGGTCAATTTTGGTGAACTTTGATAATGATcaactttaattaattttgacaatgatcaattttgatgAACTTTGATAATGATCAACTTTGATGAACTTTGATAATGATCAACTTTGATTAATTTTGCTAATGATCTACTTTGATGAACTTTGACACCGATcaactttaattaattttgataatgatCAACTTTGATGAACTTTGACACCGATcaactttaattaattttgataatgatCAACTTTGATGAACTTTGATACTGATCAACTttgattaattttgataatgatCAACTTTGATGAACTTTGATAATGATCAACTTTGATTAATTTTGCTAATGATCAACTTTGATGAACTTTGATAATGATCAACTTTGATTAACTTTGACAATGATCAACTTTGATGAACTTTGATAATGATCAACTTTGATGAACTTTGATAATGATCAACTTTGATGAACTTTGATACTGATCAACTTTGATGAACTTTGATAATGATCAACTTTGATGAACTTTGATAATAatcaattttgattaattttgttaatgatcAATTTTAGGATGACGAGCCCCCGGAAATCACGTATTGCGTGGTGGAGCACACGGGTACGCTCACGCTTCAAGCGATGACACCCACCCTGCCGATGCCCTCCGAGGAGGAGTTGAACAAGATGTTCCTCGAATTGGTGGACGAGCTGGACCTGACCCAGGCTAACCGGCAGGCGGTCTTGGCACTTCCGGCGAACAAAAAGTGGCAGATTTACTGCTCCAGGAAAGGCAACGGCACGTTGGAGAACGGGAGTCTGAGGACCACCGACCTTAGCGGCGATCCTGAGGACTACATCAACAGACTGAGGACCATAGCTAGCGTAAGTGACTCCATTCAAATATACATACAAATCAAATTAGCATTGTACATCACACTGAACGTCTCTTAACCTCTTAGCTTACAATGACATCTCAGACACGTGATAAATCTAAACCAAAGTTCAGATAAACCTGGACATAAAGACGTATCAAAGAAGTGGTGTACCGGGTGAAACATAAAGAAGACAATCTTGTTATTTATGGCACagtatgaaattaaattgtacGGGGTTAatctaaatttttctaattacaGAGTCCATTCTCTGAAGAAGGCGAGGAACTCACGAACCAGATGCGACAGGTAGAGGCCCTGAAGACCGCCCTAAGGACGCAGCCGCACAGTTTCGTTCTCAGATTCATAGAGCTTGATGGTCTAAACGCTTTGTTGCAAGTACTAGGCACGATGGAGCCCGAAGCAGCCAACAGTAACCTGCACACGAGCGTCATAGGGTGCTTAAAGGCGTTGATGAACAATTCCGTAAGTTTCAGAAGCAGTGAATATTTTTTCCCAGAACTTGTATCTTACAGAACTTGTATCCTTACAGAACGGGAGGGCACACGTACTGGCGCACCCGACAGCCATcaacacgatctcacagtcgCTGGCGACCGAGAATATCAAAACGAAAATCTCCGTGCTGGAAATTCTGGGCGCCGTATGCCTGGTTCCTGGCGGACACCGAAAAGTGCTGGAGGCGATGCTGCACTTCCAGCAGTTCCATTCCGAACGAACGAGATTCCAAAGCATCATCAATGATCTGGACAAGAATTTCGGGATCTACAAGGATAATTTGTCGTTGAAAACGGCGATCATGTCGTTCATCAACGCGGTGCTGAACTACGGACCCGGTCAAGTGACCCTAGAGTTTAGGCTGCACTTGAGATACGAGTTGCTGATGCTTGGGATACAACCGATTATCGAGAAGCTGAGGAAGTACGAGAACGAGACGTTGGACAGACATTTGGACTTCTTCGAGATGGTCAGGAACGAGGATGAGAAGGAGCTGGCAAGGAAATTCGAGAAGGAACATGTGGACACGAAGAGCGCCACCGCCATGTTTGATCTGTTGAGGAGGAAGCTCAGCCACACCGCTGCCTATCCTCATCTGTTGAGTCTGTTAGAACACTGCCTGTTGCTGCCTCGTGAGTAGTCGATTTAAAAGAATATTCtgactaaaattatttattcatcaaattattttaaaaattgatttcgtTTTCAGTCGACTATGGTTCCTACCCGCAGCACTGGTTGCTGTTCGACCGCATCGTGCAGCAGATCGTCCTTCAATCAGAAGGAACCGACACGTGCGTCACTAGAAACCCTGACGTGGCTCCGATCGACATCAACGTGAAGGAAATCGTTCACCTGCTCGCTAAGGAAGAGGAACTCGTCGCGGCCAGGAAGAAGGCCGAGGAGTTGGAGCGAGAAAACTCCGATATGTCGACCAGATTGGCCAAGAAGGAACAAGAGTTGGATCTGAGGACGCAGGAGAAAGTAATTTATCGCCTTGCCAAATCGAGGCTGCTTTTTGCCACCGTACGTTACGTTATTGTTACCGTTTTTTTTTTAGGAAGATATGGAGGCCAGTCTGGCGAGAGTCAAGGAACGTCTCGAAAAGGAGACGTCGATGCATATAGAGACGAAGCAGAGGATCTCGGAGCTGCAGGACAACTTGGAGACGTTATCTCGACagataaataatgaaaaatctgAGAGAAAGCGGCTGGAGCAATTGGTGGCCTCTGGGAGCTTGCCGGATGATGCGAAAGCGACGATCAAAATTGTGGAGGATGAGGTTCTGGAGAAGGTTGAGTCGAAACCGATGCCGCCGCCTCCTCCGCCTCCACCTTTGGCGCCGCCGCCACCGCCTTGTTTGATGCCGGCTGCTCCTCCTCCTATGAAGGTAATTTCACTCTTAGGTTTCACTTTTCAAGTTTATCATGAAGGATGACagactaaatattaaaatacagagTATTATAGACTAAATATTCAAGCAATTGCATGTTTAATATCTAATCATCTTCAAGATTTAAGTAACATTGCAAATTCCCACAGGTGGAGATAATAAAGAACGTTCCTCAGCCCAGCAACCCCCTAAAATCCTTCAACTGGTCCAAAATACCGGAGCAGAAACTCCAGGGAACAATATGGTCCGAATTAGACGACACGAAATTGTACAACGTCATGGACCTAGAGTCCATCGACAAGATCTTCTGCGCCTACCAGAAGAACGGAGTATCAGCAGAAGGTTCGATCGAGGACCTCCGAACTTTGGGAAAGAATAAGAAGACCATGTCGGTGATCGATTCTAGGAGAGCTCAAAACTGCACCATActgttatcaaaattaaaaatgtccgACAACGAGATCACAAGAACAATTTTATCTATGGATCAACAAAATATTCTGCACATAGACATGGTCGAACAGCTGTTGAAATATATTCCGTCGTCCGAGGAGGCAGCTCTGTTGGACATGCACCAGAAGGAGCTGCAGAGCAGGGCCGACTGTTTCTTATACCAAATATCCAAGTACGTGATTGAAATATTTCAGTCTCTGTtcaatattcatttctctttacATCACCCGGTCATTCCAGAGTGCCCCACTACGAGCAAAGACTGCGATCCCTTCACTACAAAAAGAAATTCGCTGCCAGCATCGCGGAATTGACGCCGAGAATGCGCGCGGTTCTCGAAGCCAGTCGGCAGGTGGCCAGATCAAGGCGGCTCAGAAAGTTGCTGGAACTGGTGCTGGCTCTAGGGAATTACGTAAATCGCGGCAACGCTCGAGGGAACGCTTGCGGTTTCCGTCTGGCCTCCTTGAACCGTCTGGTCGACACGAAGTCCTCTTGCTCCAAAGGCACCACGCTGTTGCACTATTTGGTTCAGATTCTGGAGTCCAGGTTCAGGGAGGTGCTGGACATCGAGGAGGACATGCCGCACGTTCGAACCGCCGCCAGGGTTAGCATGGCCGACCTGCAGAAGGAGGTGGCTAATCTCAAGAACGGTCTTCAAGACGTTCAGAGAGAAATTGGTCAGTTGCAATCGAGTTTACTTTCGATTCCTAATATAGGCGGGTTGGGAAAGAATTTTATACAAACTGGTTTCACCATGTTTGGTGTACTTTCAGAATTCCATCGGGGACAGTCGCAGGTACTGCAGGGAGATATGTTCTTGCCGGCGATGAGGGACTTCCAGGCGCAGGCCACGTGTAGGCTGGCGGAGGCGGAGGATCTGTTCCAGGACATGAAGACCAGGGTATGTTAAACTCTATTTACAGGTACTACAAGTACTCTATAGTCACAAGGACCTCAAAGGTCACAAGGACCTCAAACAAGGTTGAACAACTATCTAAGGTTAAACAAAAGTTCCACAAAGATGCAGTTTGAACTTTGAATTTGATTTGCAGTTCGATCGTGCAGTAAGACTGTTCGGCGAGGACTCCGCAGGAGTGCAGCCCGACGAGTTCTTCGGGATCTTCGAGAACTTCCTGCAGGCGTTAGCCGAGGCGAGACAGGACGTGGAGAACATGAGGAAGAAGATAGAGGAGGAAGAGCGTCGAGCAAAGCAGGAGCAAGAAGTATGAATTAATTCAAATCAACCTTAACAGTATTggtaaattttgataatttgcagCTTCGAAAGAGGACAATGGAGAGAAAGAACTCTCGCGAGGGAATATTGAACAGCATCTCTCTGAGCAAGAAGAACGAGGTGAACAGTAACGGGCAAACGGACAATAAGGGTGAATTCGACGACCTGATATCAGCCCTTCGTACGGGGGATGTTTTCGGGGAGGATATAGCAAAGTTCAAGAGATCGAAGCGCAGACCTGTGACTCCCAGCGGACAAGAATCGCGAAGACACAGCGCACACAGGGAAGACTCGAGAGAACGACACTGAATCGTTTTGAAATTATCTCGAAATGTTTCCTTGGCTTCGGTGGAACTGCGGTTTAATATGTGATAGGAAGAAAAATGTTCGTGTAGAGAGACAAGTAGGGAATGTACATAGACAAGGAAATTTAAGTTTCTCGCGAATTTCTTCGTTGATTTTGAGACGTCTTCCTTTGATTCGTTTGTTAAAGACTTTATTCCTTTGATagttttcaatgtttcatttttctaaGCACAAAGACTatctttaaaatttagaaaacgtATAATAGTATTTCCATCGATCACAACGTTGAAAAAGGCGGAACATATATCCTTAAATAACCACaagattttctttgtatatAGTCACGGATTTGTCACTCAAGAAAATAACGCGATTCTAagacattttttgaaatttttttacaactttttgaacGTGTCCTTATGAAACATACAAACAGGGCCTAGAAGGGTGCAGACCTTCTGCCCCCACGAAACATACAAGTCTGATTTTGTATTTTAGAAATCGACGAACGCATCGATTAGATCGCTTAGCGCAGTGCTGTCCACGAGATCCTTCACTACACACGAGCTTCATaacacatgtgtacacatgtTAGTGTTATTGCTAGCATTGGACAATATTCAAGGGCAAAAGTTCTAGGGTAGCTAGTGTTGTAGGTGGGTTATTTCCATAATATGTCCTTACAACTATTATTGCTTGACCCTTGTGTAGTCCTCTTCCCAACACTTTGTCTCTATATGTACCAGTACCACAAATCCTGTCTGTGTCAGGGAACCTGGACAGCACTGTATTTAGGGACTAGTTGGCAATCGTCTAGTCGACAGAAATCGTGTTAGTTTTCGATGTGTAGAGAAGGAGCGATTAGACGAGAGTTTGTTGTATAGTAGTCGATGTTTTATAagcttttgtatttttgtaaatattcagtATCGACGTCTCGTTCTTGTGGAGGACGCTCGACAAGACTCAATGTCCAGTTAATATATTACCGAGTCCTTAATGTCACATGTATTAATATATACAGAAATATAccgaaatatatgaaaattactGTCGAGTTTTTCAAGATTGCCTTACAGCCTTCAGACATCCAGCGTTCACTTATCTGTACTCTCAGAGATGTGGTTGAAGAGAATGtacaatttggataatttgattTACTTGGATAAAATATGATTTACCAAGATTAATTAACAATCTAATCATAATATCACTCAACTATTTACTCTATTAGTATCAGATATAGTAGAAACCTGTATACTCGACCTAAGATGGCGTCACATATAAAATTTCCCAGAATTCTTCGAGTATAACCCGTGACTAAAGATGGCGCCACAGATACTGATAGTCCCTGCATTTCACATATCATTGCTACATTTAATTAACTAGATAATGTGACTAACAACAGTGCAAATGCaaaagattgataaaataaaaaagctaTAACTTCTGATGTTGTTAAGGATAGAAAATAATATCCGATAATTAAGATTTAGAAAAAATCTGGAATGAAAGTATGGACGAATTCCGATAGTATTAACGATGTTCGAACggtcattaaaaatttaggCCGCACTTTTATATCGCCTACATCGTGCGATAATTaataaacttttaattattttttcgcGTCAACGGCTCCCTTGTatctaaaaaaaatgtaatacagTCATTCATTTTCAAAGTGAAGTTTCTGTGCCGAAAAATCCGAGGACGTCATTAGACATAACTGTTGGCCTTAATGAAAGTCTTGAGTTGTTAATcagtttcataataataaatttaaattgttaaaatccaTCGAATGATTAAACAAAAAAATGCAATATTAATGTTGTAAGATTAGGAATATTAACGCAATATTAATGTTGTAAGATTGTAGGAAAATTTTTGTTAGAAAACGTTCGAAAGAGAAATAGAGGGAACAAAGACAATGTAAACGCAACACGTAATTTTGTTCAGaaactttatttattacatacacTAGCCGACTACTATGCATGCGTTGGGGCATtcggatatagggatttcgctTGAGATCCGAAACGCGTTGTTTATTGTATCTCACAAACACCGCTGTTTTCCATTATACCGTTTCTTTTCACCCTTGCACAGCACGTGATTACCTCATCCCGTAATTGTTTCGTTTAAATTATAATGCGTTACGTTACGTGTGTATAATCCGATGGGTCTAAGACGAACGACGTCCCCCGCTCGTCCCGTTTCGAGATCGACCAGCTGCTTTTCGCGTGAACAAATCAAAATGTGCAAAATCGAACATTCGAAAAACCTAGAGGGTGCAAAGTGAGTCTTAGGACCAATTTTGCCGAGCAAAATCGCAGAGAGACTCGTTCGACTTAGTTTACAGCGTAACCAcatatattttgcatttatattcttttatatatatatatttatttatatatgtatactttgtatttatatatttatatacagtgGGCGGCGGGCGGAAGGTAACGGCGCCATCGCGGCACCAAAACTCTCAAAATGGAAGAATAAAAATTACGTGTGGTTATTTTTCGTGTAACGTGCTCTTTATACTCTAAGTTAACCTTAGGATGCAAAGAGTAAACCATATTTTACCTTTCTAAGCCATCATTCTGATCGAGGTATCGTTATATAAGAATGAAACTGTAGATATCTAGATCAAACGGTACTAAACTTATTTTGGTTTCAAATATCCTGATAAAAGGTTTCGTTGCTTTCCGTGGAAGAATGTATCGGCAAGTGCTCTGCAAAATGTATCACTCAGTCTCGctttaatatttagaataattcGCTGAATTTTCCTTGCCAAAAACAACGTACTAAATATCTCACTTGCATCCTAGGATCAATCACTGTTTCGTGTCCGTGGGCACCATTACCCTGCCACCACCACCTCACGTCGTATCCGTAAATAAAGTATAATGCCTTACGGAGCTAGAACTTATACCGACATATTGCACATTTGACAACAGTTACGTCTTCTTTAAGTACTTGGGTATAGGAATTGTTCGCTAATAAACATTGTCACGCTCACCTTCCCGAAACTCGCACGCATTCGCTCATTCTCACGTAAgatgatttatgaattttcggCTCCTCAAGCGTCTCTCAAGGTTCGATGTGTCTGCTGGCTATTAATTCGTTAACGTCTCACTCGTTATTTAATCGTTCGTTGCAAATCGTTTGGAGTTCTCCTAAAGGCGAAATGTTCGTTTCACGATTACACAAGGCTCACACACGCACGCAGGCTCTCCctcacacatatacatatttatttata
This genomic window from Megachile rotundata isolate GNS110a chromosome 14, iyMegRotu1, whole genome shotgun sequence contains:
- the DAAM gene encoding disheveled-associated activator of morphogenesis-like protein isoform X3, yielding MPSRVKKSFCGCLQDDEPPEITYCVVEHTGTLTLQAMTPTLPMPSEEELNKMFLELVDELDLTQANRQAVLALPANKKWQIYCSRKGNGTLENGSLRTTDLSGDPEDYINRLRTIASSPFSEEGEELTNQMRQVEALKTALRTQPHSFVLRFIELDGLNALLQVLGTMEPEAANSNLHTSVIGCLKALMNNSNGRAHVLAHPTAINTISQSLATENIKTKISVLEILGAVCLVPGGHRKVLEAMLHFQQFHSERTRFQSIINDLDKNFGIYKDNLSLKTAIMSFINAVLNYGPGQVTLEFRLHLRYELLMLGIQPIIEKLRKYENETLDRHLDFFEMVRNEDEKELARKFEKEHVDTKSATAMFDLLRRKLSHTAAYPHLLSLLEHCLLLPLDYGSYPQHWLLFDRIVQQIVLQSEGTDTCVTRNPDVAPIDINVKEIVHLLAKEEELVAARKKAEELERENSDMSTRLAKKEQELDLRTQEKEDMEASLARVKERLEKETSMHIETKQRISELQDNLETLSRQINNEKSERKRLEQLVASGSLPDDAKATIKIVEDEVLEKVESKPMPPPPPPPPLAPPPPPCLMPAAPPPMKVEIIKNVPQPSNPLKSFNWSKIPEQKLQGTIWSELDDTKLYNVMDLESIDKIFCAYQKNGVSAEGSIEDLRTLGKNKKTMSVIDSRRAQNCTILLSKLKMSDNEITRTILSMDQQNILHIDMVEQLLKYIPSSEEAALLDMHQKELQSRADCFLYQISKVPHYEQRLRSLHYKKKFAASIAELTPRMRAVLEASRQVARSRRLRKLLELVLALGNYVNRGNARGNACGFRLASLNRLVDTKSSCSKGTTLLHYLVQILESRFREVLDIEEDMPHVRTAARVSMADLQKEVANLKNGLQDVQREIEFHRGQSQVLQGDMFLPAMRDFQAQATCRLAEAEDLFQDMKTRFDRAVRLFGEDSAGVQPDEFFGIFENFLQALAEARQDVENMRKKIEEEERRAKQEQELRKRTMERKNSREGILNSISLSKKNEVNSNGQTDNKGEFDDLISALRTGDVFGEDIAKFKRSKRRPVTPSGQESRRHSAHREDSRERH
- the DAAM gene encoding disheveled-associated activator of morphogenesis-like protein isoform X2 is translated as MDTVLEKMGKLNLRIPSCPVKSPQPLKEFVGRCQTMPSRVKKSFCGCLQDDEPPEITYCVVEHTGTLTLQAMTPTLPMPSEEELNKMFLELVDELDLTQANRQAVLALPANKKWQIYCSRKGNGTLENGSLRTTDLSGDPEDYINRLRTIASSPFSEEGEELTNQMRQVEALKTALRTQPHSFVLRFIELDGLNALLQVLGTMEPEAANSNLHTSVIGCLKALMNNSNGRAHVLAHPTAINTISQSLATENIKTKISVLEILGAVCLVPGGHRKVLEAMLHFQQFHSERTRFQSIINDLDKNFGIYKDNLSLKTAIMSFINAVLNYGPGQVTLEFRLHLRYELLMLGIQPIIEKLRKYENETLDRHLDFFEMVRNEDEKELARKFEKEHVDTKSATAMFDLLRRKLSHTAAYPHLLSLLEHCLLLPLDYGSYPQHWLLFDRIVQQIVLQSEGTDTCVTRNPDVAPIDINVKEIVHLLAKEEELVAARKKAEELERENSDMSTRLAKKEQELDLRTQEKEDMEASLARVKERLEKETSMHIETKQRISELQDNLETLSRQINNEKSERKRLEQLVASGSLPDDAKATIKIVEDEVLEKVESKPMPPPPPPPPLAPPPPPCLMPAAPPPMKVEIIKNVPQPSNPLKSFNWSKIPEQKLQGTIWSELDDTKLYNVMDLESIDKIFCAYQKNGVSAEGSIEDLRTLGKNKKTMSVIDSRRAQNCTILLSKLKMSDNEITRTILSMDQQNILHIDMVEQLLKYIPSSEEAALLDMHQKELQSRADCFLYQISKVPHYEQRLRSLHYKKKFAASIAELTPRMRAVLEASRQVARSRRLRKLLELVLALGNYVNRGNARGNACGFRLASLNRLVDTKSSCSKGTTLLHYLVQILESRFREVLDIEEDMPHVRTAARVSMADLQKEVANLKNGLQDVQREIEFHRGQSQVLQGDMFLPAMRDFQAQATCRLAEAEDLFQDMKTRFDRAVRLFGEDSAGVQPDEFFGIFENFLQALAEARQDVENMRKKIEEEERRAKQEQELRKRTMERKNSREGILNSISLSKKNEVNSNGQTDNKGEFDDLISALRTGDVFGEDIAKFKRSKRRPVTPSGQESRRHSAHREDSRERH
- the DAAM gene encoding disheveled-associated activator of morphogenesis-like protein isoform X1 encodes the protein MSPGQHEDIESCPEERDNGSSWFFGRIPSCPVKSPQPLKEFVGRCQTMPSRVKKSFCGCLQDDEPPEITYCVVEHTGTLTLQAMTPTLPMPSEEELNKMFLELVDELDLTQANRQAVLALPANKKWQIYCSRKGNGTLENGSLRTTDLSGDPEDYINRLRTIASSPFSEEGEELTNQMRQVEALKTALRTQPHSFVLRFIELDGLNALLQVLGTMEPEAANSNLHTSVIGCLKALMNNSNGRAHVLAHPTAINTISQSLATENIKTKISVLEILGAVCLVPGGHRKVLEAMLHFQQFHSERTRFQSIINDLDKNFGIYKDNLSLKTAIMSFINAVLNYGPGQVTLEFRLHLRYELLMLGIQPIIEKLRKYENETLDRHLDFFEMVRNEDEKELARKFEKEHVDTKSATAMFDLLRRKLSHTAAYPHLLSLLEHCLLLPLDYGSYPQHWLLFDRIVQQIVLQSEGTDTCVTRNPDVAPIDINVKEIVHLLAKEEELVAARKKAEELERENSDMSTRLAKKEQELDLRTQEKEDMEASLARVKERLEKETSMHIETKQRISELQDNLETLSRQINNEKSERKRLEQLVASGSLPDDAKATIKIVEDEVLEKVESKPMPPPPPPPPLAPPPPPCLMPAAPPPMKVEIIKNVPQPSNPLKSFNWSKIPEQKLQGTIWSELDDTKLYNVMDLESIDKIFCAYQKNGVSAEGSIEDLRTLGKNKKTMSVIDSRRAQNCTILLSKLKMSDNEITRTILSMDQQNILHIDMVEQLLKYIPSSEEAALLDMHQKELQSRADCFLYQISKVPHYEQRLRSLHYKKKFAASIAELTPRMRAVLEASRQVARSRRLRKLLELVLALGNYVNRGNARGNACGFRLASLNRLVDTKSSCSKGTTLLHYLVQILESRFREVLDIEEDMPHVRTAARVSMADLQKEVANLKNGLQDVQREIEFHRGQSQVLQGDMFLPAMRDFQAQATCRLAEAEDLFQDMKTRFDRAVRLFGEDSAGVQPDEFFGIFENFLQALAEARQDVENMRKKIEEEERRAKQEQELRKRTMERKNSREGILNSISLSKKNEVNSNGQTDNKGEFDDLISALRTGDVFGEDIAKFKRSKRRPVTPSGQESRRHSAHREDSRERH